In a genomic window of Amblyomma americanum isolate KBUSLIRL-KWMA chromosome 4, ASM5285725v1, whole genome shotgun sequence:
- the LOC144128400 gene encoding uncharacterized protein LOC144128400 yields the protein MLDWLLQVASPSQQLFEEPSAEPNVELHCIQHHILELSEPCRVKPTTPGWGSLNGCSQSARPSAATAVEEMQGRLDGWMSPVHLPWQPHPANGYLNRRGKKKKSLEAQMKQLGESPRCHAGPRHGNQQLVRNTTLHSTITTPARS from the exons ATGCTCGACTGGTTGCTTCAAGTTGCGTCGCCGTCGCAGCAGCTCTTTGAAGAACCTTCGGCGGAGCCGAACGTAGAGCTGCATTGCATCCAGCACCATATTTTGGAGCTGTCGGAGCCATGTCGG gTGAAGCCAACAACACCTGGTTGGGGCTCATTGAATGGCTGCTCCCAGTCAGCTAGGCCTTCTGCAGCCACTGCAGTTGAGGAAATGCAGGGCCGgctagatggatggatg TCTCCCGTCCATCTGCCTTGGCAGCCCCACCCTGCGAATGGCTACTTAAAcaggcggggaaaaaaaaaaaaatccctggaGGCACAAATGAAGCAGCTCGGGGAATCACCACGGTGTCATGCAGGACCTAGACACGGCAACCAACAACTGGTGCGCAATACCACACTACACAGCACTATAACCACACCAGCAAGATCGTGA